The following coding sequences are from one Rhodanobacteraceae bacterium window:
- the rpsL gene encoding 30S ribosomal protein S12, translated as MATVNQLVRKPRSPKTFKTASPALENCPQRRGVCTRVYTTTPKKPNSALRKVAKVRLTNGFEVISYIGGEGHNLQEHSVVLIRGGRVKDLPGVRYHTVRGSLDASGVAKRKQSRSKYGAKRPK; from the coding sequence ATGGCGACAGTCAATCAGTTGGTGCGTAAGCCGCGGTCTCCGAAGACCTTCAAGACCGCCTCCCCGGCGCTCGAGAACTGCCCGCAGCGTCGTGGTGTGTGCACGCGTGTCTACACGACCACGCCGAAGAAGCCGAACTCCGCGCTGCGCAAGGTGGCCAAGGTTCGTCTGACCAACGGCTTCGAAGTGATCAGCTACATCGGTGGCGAAGGCCACAATCTGCAGGAGCACTCGGTGGTCCTGATCCGCGGTGGCCGCGTCAAGGACCTCCCGGGCGTGCGCTACCACACCGTGCGCGGCTCGCTGGACGCCTCGGGCGTCGCCAAGCGCAAGCAGAGCCGCTCCAAGTACGGCGCCAAGCGCCCCAAGTAA
- the rpsG gene encoding 30S ribosomal protein S7, producing MSRKGSHPSREILPDPKFGNVVIARFVNMIMRHGKKAVAEQILYGAIDEIKNKNADAVSLIEKALGNVAPVVEVKSRRVGGATYQVPVEVRPARRSALAMRWVIDAARKRGETSMPRRLAGELMDASENRGSAVKKREETHRMAEANKAFSHYRW from the coding sequence ATGTCCCGCAAAGGTTCGCACCCGTCCCGCGAGATCCTGCCCGATCCGAAGTTCGGAAACGTGGTCATCGCGCGCTTCGTCAACATGATCATGCGCCACGGCAAGAAGGCCGTCGCCGAGCAGATCCTGTACGGCGCGATCGACGAGATCAAGAACAAGAACGCCGATGCCGTCAGCCTGATCGAAAAGGCCCTGGGCAATGTCGCCCCGGTGGTCGAGGTGAAGTCCCGCCGTGTCGGTGGCGCCACCTACCAGGTGCCGGTCGAAGTGCGTCCCGCCCGCCGCTCCGCACTGGCGATGCGCTGGGTCATCGACGCCGCGCGCAAGCGTGGTGAGACCTCGATGCCGCGCCGCCTCGCCGGCGAGCTGATGGATGCCTCGGAGAACCGCGGCTCCGCGGTGAAGAAGCGCGAAGAAACCCACCGCATGGCGGAGGCCAACAAGGCCTTCTCGCATTACCGCTGGTAA
- the fusA gene encoding elongation factor G, giving the protein MARETPIERYRNFGIMAHIDAGKTTTTERILYYTGVNHKIGEVHEGAATMDWMEQEQERGITITSAATTCFWTGMDRSFPQHRFNIIDTPGHVDFTIEVERSLRVLDGAVFVLCAVGGVQPQSETVWRQANKYGVPRLAFVNKMDRAGADFDKVVGQLKARLGANPVPMQVPIGAEENFEGVVDLLKMKAIHWDAASQGMSFEYRDIPANLVEKCKKAREYMVEAAAETTEDLMNKYLEEGDLSEAEIISGLRAGTIATALIPVFCGSAFKNKGVQAMLDAVIALLPSPADRPPVKGTDEKDNESSRNAQDTDPFSALAFKIATDPYVGTLTFFRVYSGVLNSGDTVYNPVKSRKERIGRLLQMHANQREEIKEVRAGDIAAAVGLKDVTTGDTLCAMDQVITLERMVFPEPVIAMAIEPKTKGDQEKMGIALSRLAQEDPSFRVRTDEESGQTIIAGMGELHLEIIVDRMKREFSVEANVGKPQVAYRETIRRAVKQEGKFVRQSGGRGQYGHVVLEIEPRERGEGYLFENGIVGGVVPKEYIPAVDKGIQEAVAAGVMAGFPVVDVKVRVIDGSYHEVDSNEMAFKIAGSMGFKEGFMNASPVLLEPIMKVEMVTPEDYIGDVMGDISRRRGVLQGSDDTPSGKVINCHVPLGEMFGYATSLRSMTQGRATFTMEFDHYAEAPANIAEAVMKKS; this is encoded by the coding sequence GTGGCCAGAGAGACACCCATCGAGCGTTATCGCAATTTCGGCATCATGGCTCACATCGATGCCGGCAAGACGACGACGACCGAGCGCATCCTGTATTACACCGGCGTCAATCACAAGATTGGCGAAGTCCATGAAGGCGCTGCCACCATGGACTGGATGGAGCAGGAGCAGGAGCGCGGAATCACCATCACCTCCGCGGCCACGACGTGCTTCTGGACGGGCATGGATCGGTCGTTCCCGCAGCACCGCTTCAACATCATCGACACCCCGGGGCACGTCGACTTCACCATCGAAGTCGAGCGTTCCTTGCGCGTGCTCGACGGTGCGGTGTTCGTGCTGTGCGCGGTCGGCGGCGTGCAGCCGCAGTCGGAAACCGTCTGGCGCCAGGCCAACAAGTACGGCGTGCCGCGCCTGGCCTTCGTCAACAAGATGGACCGCGCCGGTGCCGACTTCGACAAGGTTGTCGGCCAGCTGAAGGCGCGTCTCGGCGCCAACCCGGTGCCGATGCAGGTGCCGATCGGTGCCGAAGAGAACTTCGAAGGCGTCGTCGACCTGCTGAAGATGAAGGCGATCCACTGGGATGCCGCCTCGCAGGGCATGTCCTTCGAGTATCGCGACATCCCGGCCAACCTGGTCGAGAAGTGCAAGAAGGCGCGTGAGTACATGGTCGAGGCTGCGGCCGAAACCACCGAGGACTTGATGAACAAGTACCTCGAAGAAGGCGATCTGTCGGAAGCCGAGATCATTTCCGGCCTGCGAGCGGGCACCATCGCCACGGCGCTGATCCCGGTCTTCTGCGGCTCGGCCTTCAAGAACAAGGGCGTGCAGGCCATGCTGGACGCCGTCATCGCGCTGCTGCCGTCGCCGGCCGACCGTCCGCCAGTCAAGGGCACCGACGAGAAGGACAACGAGTCCTCGCGCAATGCGCAGGATACTGATCCGTTCTCGGCGCTCGCTTTCAAGATCGCCACCGACCCGTACGTGGGTACGCTGACCTTCTTCCGCGTCTATTCGGGCGTGCTGAACTCCGGTGACACCGTCTACAACCCGGTGAAGAGCCGCAAGGAACGCATTGGTCGTTTGCTCCAGATGCATGCGAACCAGCGCGAAGAAATCAAGGAAGTGCGCGCCGGCGACATCGCCGCGGCCGTGGGTCTGAAGGACGTCACCACCGGCGACACGCTGTGCGCGATGGATCAGGTCATCACGCTCGAGCGCATGGTGTTCCCCGAGCCGGTGATCGCGATGGCGATCGAGCCGAAGACCAAGGGCGACCAGGAAAAGATGGGCATCGCGCTGTCGCGCCTGGCCCAGGAAGATCCGAGCTTCCGCGTGCGTACGGACGAAGAATCCGGCCAGACCATCATCGCCGGTATGGGCGAGTTGCACCTGGAGATCATCGTCGACCGCATGAAGCGCGAGTTCAGCGTCGAGGCGAATGTCGGCAAGCCGCAGGTGGCCTATCGCGAAACCATCCGTCGCGCGGTCAAGCAGGAAGGCAAGTTCGTGCGCCAGTCCGGTGGTCGCGGCCAGTACGGCCACGTCGTGCTCGAAATCGAGCCGCGTGAGCGTGGCGAGGGCTACCTGTTCGAGAACGGCATCGTCGGCGGCGTGGTGCCGAAGGAATACATTCCGGCGGTCGACAAGGGCATCCAGGAAGCTGTTGCCGCGGGCGTCATGGCGGGCTTCCCGGTGGTGGACGTCAAGGTGCGCGTCATCGACGGTTCGTACCATGAAGTCGACTCGAACGAAATGGCGTTCAAGATCGCCGGTTCGATGGGCTTCAAGGAAGGCTTCATGAACGCGTCTCCGGTGTTGCTTGAGCCGATCATGAAGGTCGAGATGGTAACACCCGAGGATTACATCGGCGATGTCATGGGCGACATATCGCGGCGTCGCGGCGTGCTCCAGGGCAGCGACGACACGCCGTCGGGCAAGGTCATCAACTGCCACGTGCCGCTGGGCGAAATGTTCGGTTACGCCACTTCGCTGCGCTCGATGACCCAGGGCCGCGCCACTTTCACGATGGAATTCGACCATTACGCAGAAGCCCCGGCGAACATCGCCGAGGCCGTGATGAAGAAGTCCTGA
- the tuf gene encoding elongation factor Tu has product MSKGKFERTKPHVNVGTIGHVDHGKTTLTAALTKIGAERFGGEFKAYDQIDKAPEEKARGITISTAHVEYESPSRHYAHVDCPGHADYVKNMITGAAQMDGAILVCSAADGPMPQTREHILLSRQVGVPYIVVYLNKADMVDDAELLELVEMEVRELLSKYDFPGDDTPIVKGSALKALEGDQSEIGVPSIIKLVDALDTYIPLPQRDIDKPFLMPVEDVFSISGRGTVVTGRVERGIVKVGEEIEIVGLKPTVKTIVTGVEMFRKLLDQGQAGDNAGLLLRGTKREDIERGQVICKPGSINPHTEFEAEVYVLSKEEGGRHTPFFKGYRPQFYFRTTDVTGNCQLPEGVEMVMPGDNIKMVVSLIAPIAMEEGLRFAIREGGRTVGAGVVAKVIK; this is encoded by the coding sequence ATGTCCAAGGGTAAGTTCGAGCGCACCAAGCCGCACGTGAACGTCGGCACCATCGGTCACGTCGATCACGGCAAGACCACTCTGACGGCCGCTCTGACGAAGATCGGTGCGGAGCGCTTTGGAGGTGAGTTCAAGGCGTACGACCAGATCGACAAGGCGCCGGAAGAGAAGGCGCGCGGGATCACGATCTCGACGGCGCATGTGGAATACGAATCGCCGTCGCGCCACTACGCGCACGTCGATTGCCCGGGCCACGCGGACTACGTGAAGAACATGATCACGGGTGCGGCGCAGATGGACGGCGCGATCCTGGTGTGCTCGGCCGCTGACGGCCCGATGCCGCAGACGCGCGAGCACATCCTGCTGTCGCGCCAGGTGGGCGTGCCGTACATCGTGGTCTACCTGAACAAGGCGGACATGGTGGACGACGCCGAGCTGCTCGAGCTGGTCGAGATGGAAGTGCGCGAGCTGCTGTCCAAGTACGACTTCCCGGGCGACGACACGCCGATCGTGAAGGGTTCTGCGCTGAAGGCGCTGGAAGGCGACCAGAGCGAGATCGGCGTGCCGTCGATCATCAAGCTGGTGGACGCGCTGGATACCTACATCCCGCTGCCGCAGCGTGACATCGACAAGCCGTTCCTGATGCCGGTGGAAGACGTGTTCTCGATCTCGGGTCGCGGCACGGTGGTGACCGGTCGCGTCGAGCGCGGCATCGTGAAGGTGGGCGAGGAAATCGAGATCGTTGGCCTGAAGCCGACGGTGAAGACGATCGTGACCGGCGTCGAGATGTTCCGCAAGCTGCTGGACCAGGGTCAGGCGGGCGACAACGCCGGTCTGCTGCTGCGCGGCACGAAGCGTGAAGACATCGAGCGCGGCCAGGTCATCTGCAAGCCGGGTTCGATCAATCCGCACACGGAGTTCGAAGCCGAGGTGTACGTGCTGAGCAAGGAAGAGGGCGGTCGTCACACGCCGTTCTTCAAGGGTTACCGCCCGCAGTTCTATTTCCGCACGACGGACGTGACTGGCAACTGCCAGCTGCCGGAAGGCGTGGAGATGGTGATGCCGGGCGACAACATCAAGATGGTGGTGTCGCTGATCGCGCCGATCGCGATGGAAGAAGGCCTGCGCTTCGCGATTCGCGAAGGCGGCCGTACCGTTGGCGCCGGCGTGGTGGCGAAGGTCATCAAGTAA
- the rpsJ gene encoding 30S ribosomal protein S10 has product MAQQQRIRIRLKAFDHRLIDRSASEIVETAKRTGAQVRGPIPLPTKIERYTVLVSPHVDKDARDQYETRTHKRVMDIVDPNDKTVDALMKLDLAAGVDVQIKLY; this is encoded by the coding sequence ATGGCACAACAACAGCGAATTCGTATTCGGCTGAAGGCTTTCGATCATCGTCTGATCGACCGGTCTGCCAGCGAGATTGTCGAGACCGCCAAGCGCACCGGCGCCCAGGTCCGCGGTCCTATTCCCCTTCCGACCAAGATCGAGCGCTACACCGTGCTCGTGTCGCCGCACGTCGACAAAGACGCGCGTGACCAGTACGAGACGCGCACGCACAAGCGTGTGATGGATATCGTCGACCCCAACGACAAGACCGTGGACGCGCTGATGAAGCTCGACCTGGCTGCCGGCGTCGACGTTCAGATCAAGCTCTACTGA
- the rplC gene encoding 50S ribosomal protein L3 — protein MAIGLVGRKCGMSRVFTENGESVPVSVIEVEANRVTQVKTKDTDGYDAIQVTTGNKRAALVSKPQAGHFAKAKTGAGRGLWEFRLNDADIGKFDVGAELKADVFSEGQIVDVSGVTRGKGFAGTIKRWNFTMGDATHGNSLSHRAPGSIGQRQTPGRVFKGKKMAGHMGNANETTQNLKVVRVDVERNLLLVRGAIPGAPGGDVIVRPASKGR, from the coding sequence ATGGCAATCGGATTGGTTGGCCGCAAGTGCGGCATGTCCCGAGTCTTCACGGAAAACGGCGAATCGGTGCCGGTGTCCGTGATCGAAGTCGAGGCGAATCGCGTCACCCAGGTCAAGACCAAGGACACTGATGGCTACGATGCCATCCAGGTCACGACCGGCAACAAGCGCGCAGCGCTCGTCAGCAAGCCGCAGGCCGGGCATTTCGCCAAGGCCAAGACCGGCGCTGGCCGCGGCCTGTGGGAGTTCCGCCTGAACGACGCCGACATCGGCAAGTTCGACGTGGGCGCCGAACTCAAGGCCGATGTGTTCAGCGAAGGCCAGATTGTCGACGTGTCCGGTGTGACCCGCGGCAAGGGCTTCGCCGGCACCATCAAGCGCTGGAACTTCACGATGGGCGACGCTACCCACGGTAACTCGTTGAGCCACCGCGCTCCGGGTTCCATCGGTCAGCGCCAGACCCCGGGTCGTGTGTTCAAGGGCAAGAAGATGGCGGGCCACATGGGCAACGCCAACGAGACCACGCAGAACCTGAAAGTCGTCCGCGTCGATGTCGAGCGCAACCTGCTGCTGGTGCGCGGCGCCATCCCCGGCGCGCCAGGTGGCGATGTGATCGTGCGTCCGGCTTCGAAGGGGCGCTGA